Proteins from a single region of Massilibacterium senegalense:
- the thiL gene encoding thiamine-phosphate kinase, whose translation MDKDEFSLINSIFPKKYHQSSLIYGIGDDTAIIAENIEKEELICVDTLVEGVHFLEETMTWKQVGYKSLAVNISDIAAMGGIPAYYLVSIAIPDHYQAKQIQEIYRGMEQVAKEYEMDLIGGDTVSTKGPFVITVTVIGYVEKGRHLLRKNAQSGDMVFVTNTIGNAACGLDLLLQYGKDYAYTEKEKEMIHFHQMPVPQIKAGRILAQCPVRIALNDVSDGLASELHELAEASDVTIIVDAECVPYHPYMSNVTLKQREEWAFFGGEDFQLVGSVAQQDWDMLKTTFEQARIPVHIIGKVVEKQNNHVLVKRKTSIERLDKKGYNHFSK comes from the coding sequence ATGGATAAAGATGAATTTTCATTAATTAACAGCATTTTTCCAAAAAAGTATCATCAATCATCCCTTATTTATGGGATTGGGGATGATACTGCAATTATTGCGGAAAATATTGAGAAAGAAGAACTTATTTGTGTAGATACACTTGTAGAAGGAGTTCATTTTTTAGAAGAAACGATGACTTGGAAACAAGTTGGTTATAAAAGTTTAGCAGTAAATATTAGTGATATTGCAGCAATGGGAGGCATTCCTGCTTATTATCTTGTTTCTATTGCGATTCCGGATCATTATCAAGCAAAACAAATACAAGAAATATACCGGGGGATGGAGCAAGTAGCAAAGGAATATGAGATGGATTTAATTGGTGGAGATACGGTATCAACGAAAGGTCCTTTTGTTATTACAGTAACGGTTATTGGTTATGTAGAAAAAGGAAGACATTTATTAAGAAAGAATGCTCAATCAGGAGATATGGTGTTTGTTACTAATACAATCGGAAATGCAGCATGTGGATTGGATTTATTACTTCAATATGGAAAAGATTATGCATATACAGAGAAAGAAAAAGAAATGATTCATTTTCATCAAATGCCAGTCCCACAAATAAAAGCAGGAAGGATTTTGGCCCAATGTCCTGTGCGTATAGCTTTAAATGATGTAAGTGATGGATTAGCAAGTGAACTTCATGAACTTGCAGAAGCAAGTGATGTGACGATTATCGTAGATGCAGAATGTGTACCATACCATCCGTATATGTCGAATGTTACACTAAAACAAAGGGAAGAATGGGCATTCTTTGGTGGAGAAGATTTTCAATTAGTAGGTTCCGTTGCTCAACAGGATTGGGACATGTTAAAAACAACGTTTGAACAAGCTAGAATTCCTGTACATATCATTGGTAAAGTAGTCGAGAAACAAAATAATCATGTATTAGTAAAACGAAAAACATCCATCGAACGTTTAGATAAAAAAGGGTATAATCATTTTAGTAAGTGA
- a CDS encoding SprT family protein, producing the protein MTNDELQRLTETISLQFFSRPFIHQAYFNFRLRTTGGRYLLRTHHIEVNPKFYQFFGETEIITIIKHELCHYHLHIEGKGYRHCDRDFKQLSKQVNAPRYCKSLPQKNKKNTTIHIYQCMNCSQVYHRKRKINTDKYVCGKCRGKIFLLKKD; encoded by the coding sequence ATGACAAATGATGAATTACAACGATTAACAGAAACAATTTCTTTACAGTTTTTTTCTCGTCCGTTTATTCATCAAGCATATTTTAATTTTCGTTTAAGGACGACTGGTGGGCGATACTTATTAAGAACGCATCATATTGAAGTGAATCCGAAGTTTTATCAATTTTTCGGGGAGACAGAAATTATTACTATTATTAAACATGAGTTATGTCATTATCATTTGCATATAGAAGGAAAAGGTTACAGACACTGTGACCGAGATTTTAAACAATTATCAAAACAAGTAAATGCACCAAGGTACTGCAAGTCGTTACCACAAAAAAATAAAAAAAACACAACAATCCATATATACCAATGTATGAATTGCAGCCAAGTTTATCATAGGAAACGAAAGATAAATACAGATAAGTATGTTTGCGGGAAATGTCGAGGGAAGATATTTTTATTAAAAAAAGATTGA
- a CDS encoding Tex family protein, with protein MKKELPYTLKQMKAVIGLIEEGNTVPFIARYRKEWTGNLDEVAIRDIVEKWEYINSLEERKQEVIRLIAEQGKLTEDLKRKIEKASKLQELEDIYRPYRQKRRTKATEAKEKGLEPLAQSLLTFSKEPIDTLAASYVNKEKEVHTIEDALQGAKDIIAEFVSDDPAIRNLIRFETQKKGKLKSTVKDETLDEKKVYELYYDFEEPIQKMVSHRTLAINRGEKEKILKVSLVLPEKEVIAKIERKVIQYHTGSSVPLVKEAIEDGYKRLIAPSIERELRKQLTEEAEEQAIVIFAMNLKHLLLQPPLKGKMVLGVDPAFRTGCKLAVVDETGKFLKKTVIYPHPPVNKKQEAAQSFLSLLKEFPIEMIAIGNGTASRETEQFVSDVLKEQKKEIYYCIVNEAGASVYSASDVAREEFPDLQVEERSAISIARRLQDPLAELVKIDPKSVGIGQYQHDVSQKRLGESLSFVVETVVNQVGVNVNTASVALLQYVSGLTKTVAQNIVKYREENGKFMNRKQLKKIPRLGAKTYEQCIGFLRITDGVEPLDRTAIHPESYHIAQQILGKIHLDTDKLGMDELKEAVNKTSFDELVESEVIGSLTLKDILDALVQPERDPRDEVAKPLLRTDILQLEDLTAGMELEGTVRNVVDFGAFVDIGLKNDGLVHLSKMSERYVRHPSEIVHVGDIVRVWVESIDVSRQRVSLSMVPVRVKMGEV; from the coding sequence ATGAAAAAAGAATTACCGTACACACTAAAACAAATGAAGGCGGTAATCGGTTTAATCGAAGAAGGAAACACCGTTCCGTTTATTGCTAGGTATCGTAAAGAATGGACAGGTAATTTAGATGAGGTAGCGATTCGAGATATTGTAGAAAAGTGGGAATATATCAACAGTCTTGAGGAGCGTAAACAAGAAGTTATTCGGTTAATTGCAGAACAAGGGAAATTAACCGAAGACTTGAAACGAAAAATAGAAAAAGCAAGTAAACTTCAAGAATTAGAAGATATATATCGTCCATATCGTCAGAAACGACGAACAAAAGCAACAGAAGCGAAAGAAAAAGGGTTAGAACCGTTAGCGCAATCATTATTAACATTTTCAAAAGAACCTATTGATACGCTTGCTGCATCTTATGTAAATAAAGAAAAAGAAGTGCATACGATAGAAGATGCGTTGCAAGGCGCGAAAGATATTATCGCAGAATTCGTTTCAGATGATCCCGCTATTCGTAATCTTATTCGATTTGAAACACAAAAAAAAGGAAAATTGAAATCAACGGTAAAAGATGAGACGTTAGATGAGAAAAAAGTATACGAATTATATTATGACTTTGAAGAGCCAATTCAAAAAATGGTTTCGCATCGCACATTAGCGATTAATCGAGGCGAAAAAGAAAAAATACTCAAAGTTTCACTTGTCTTACCAGAAAAAGAAGTAATCGCTAAAATAGAACGAAAGGTGATACAATATCATACCGGTTCTTCTGTTCCTTTAGTGAAAGAAGCTATTGAAGATGGCTATAAGCGTTTAATCGCTCCATCGATTGAGCGAGAATTGCGAAAGCAATTAACGGAAGAAGCAGAAGAACAAGCAATCGTCATTTTTGCGATGAATTTAAAACATTTGCTTCTACAACCTCCTTTAAAAGGGAAGATGGTATTAGGAGTAGACCCTGCCTTTCGTACAGGTTGTAAATTAGCCGTTGTAGATGAAACGGGTAAATTTTTGAAGAAAACAGTTATTTATCCGCATCCTCCAGTAAATAAAAAGCAAGAAGCAGCACAGAGCTTTTTATCGTTATTAAAAGAGTTTCCAATTGAAATGATTGCTATCGGGAATGGAACAGCTTCAAGGGAAACGGAACAATTTGTGAGTGACGTGTTAAAAGAACAAAAAAAAGAGATTTATTATTGCATTGTGAATGAGGCGGGTGCTAGTGTTTATTCTGCCTCTGACGTGGCAAGGGAAGAGTTTCCTGACTTGCAAGTAGAAGAACGGAGTGCTATTTCTATCGCGAGACGTTTGCAAGATCCATTAGCTGAGTTAGTGAAAATTGACCCTAAATCAGTAGGAATCGGACAATACCAACATGATGTTTCACAAAAACGATTAGGTGAGTCGTTATCTTTTGTTGTGGAAACAGTAGTGAATCAAGTAGGAGTAAATGTTAATACCGCTTCGGTTGCTTTGTTACAATATGTTTCGGGATTAACAAAAACGGTGGCGCAAAACATCGTAAAATATCGAGAAGAAAACGGTAAATTTATGAATCGTAAGCAATTGAAGAAAATTCCGCGTTTAGGCGCTAAAACGTACGAACAATGTATCGGATTTTTGCGCATTACGGATGGGGTTGAACCGTTAGACCGTACGGCGATTCACCCTGAATCGTATCATATCGCACAACAAATATTGGGAAAAATTCATTTAGATACAGACAAGTTAGGGATGGATGAATTAAAAGAAGCGGTAAATAAAACATCTTTTGATGAATTAGTGGAATCAGAAGTTATTGGTTCTTTAACCTTAAAGGACATTTTAGATGCATTAGTACAACCAGAACGAGATCCTCGTGACGAAGTAGCGAAACCGCTATTGCGAACCGATATCTTACAATTAGAAGACTTAACAGCAGGAATGGAATTAGAAGGAACAGTTCGTAACGTTGTTGACTTCGGTGCATTTGTAGATATTGGCTTAAAAAATGATGGACTTGTACATCTATCTAAAATGAGTGAACGATATGTACGACATCCATCTGAAATTGTGCATGTTGGGGATATTGTGCGGGTATGGGTAGAAAGTATTGATGTGTCGAGACAACGTGTTTCTTTGTCGATGGTTCCTGTTCGTGTTAAAATGGGGGAAGTATGA
- a CDS encoding SpoIIE family protein phosphatase, translating to MIKEFVSSYMTAKGFQKPKAGNTESGDEYLLLEEEDYCLCVMVDGLGSGKSAKEAANTVIQTIRTYHTAPLLKMMERCNEAVRDQRGAVVTVFKYFYKTKKVEYSSIGNIRLVFVLPDGSLIRPIPVPGYLSGRMQKFKLQTFQLISNVVFLLYSDGVQPSWFTKEAVGMIKSYSVNMLDYFYRLTEQKVNRKDDVTLLIGKFY from the coding sequence ATGATTAAAGAGTTCGTATCTTCATATATGACAGCTAAAGGATTTCAAAAACCAAAGGCAGGGAATACAGAGTCTGGTGACGAATATCTTTTATTAGAAGAAGAAGACTATTGTTTATGTGTGATGGTAGATGGGCTCGGTAGTGGAAAAAGTGCAAAAGAAGCTGCAAACACCGTCATTCAGACAATTCGTACATATCATACAGCACCCCTTTTAAAGATGATGGAAAGGTGTAACGAAGCGGTGCGTGATCAACGCGGCGCGGTCGTAACGGTGTTTAAGTACTTTTACAAAACGAAAAAAGTCGAATACTCTAGTATTGGTAATATTCGTTTAGTATTTGTTTTACCGGATGGCTCTCTCATTCGACCTATTCCCGTACCAGGTTATTTATCAGGGCGAATGCAAAAATTTAAATTGCAAACATTTCAACTGATAAGTAATGTCGTCTTCCTTCTATATTCAGACGGGGTTCAGCCTTCTTGGTTTACGAAAGAAGCGGTCGGTATGATTAAATCATATTCTGTCAATATGCTGGATTATTTTTATCGTTTAACGGAACAAAAAGTAAATCGAAAAGATGATGTTACATTGTTGATTGGGAAATTTTATTAA
- the sigB gene encoding RNA polymerase sigma factor SigB — protein sequence MSIESQHHRLSKEEVYQLIELYQQDKANDEIKEQLVYEYQDLVQSLARRFSKGKGIHDDLVQVGMIGLLASFSRYDPSFGRSFESFAVPTIVGEIKRYIRDKTWSVHVPRRIKELGPRIKRAVEELTTKLQRSPTVTELAVYLEVTEEEILETMEMGKSYQALSVDSTLEADQEGSTVTLLDLVGREEDGFETVNRQMLLGKAFRVLSEREREILNCTYFQNLSQKETGEKLGISQMHVSRLQRRALKKLREAIQAEPTECL from the coding sequence ATGTCGATCGAATCTCAACATCATCGTCTAAGTAAAGAGGAAGTATATCAATTAATTGAACTATATCAGCAAGATAAAGCGAACGATGAAATAAAAGAACAATTGGTGTATGAATACCAAGATTTAGTCCAATCACTTGCTAGACGATTCTCTAAAGGTAAAGGAATCCATGATGATTTAGTTCAAGTTGGAATGATAGGACTACTTGCTTCTTTTAGTCGATATGATCCTTCTTTTGGAAGAAGTTTTGAATCATTTGCGGTTCCAACAATCGTCGGTGAAATTAAACGTTACATTCGAGATAAAACGTGGAGTGTACATGTTCCGCGACGAATTAAAGAACTCGGGCCACGAATTAAACGAGCGGTAGAAGAATTAACGACAAAACTTCAACGGTCACCTACAGTAACAGAACTAGCCGTGTACTTAGAAGTGACAGAAGAAGAAATTTTAGAAACGATGGAAATGGGAAAAAGCTATCAAGCGTTATCGGTAGACAGTACGTTAGAAGCCGATCAAGAAGGAAGTACTGTTACCCTTCTAGACTTAGTAGGCCGAGAAGAAGATGGATTCGAAACGGTAAATCGTCAAATGTTATTAGGAAAAGCATTCCGAGTATTGTCAGAACGTGAACGTGAAATATTAAATTGTACGTACTTTCAAAATTTAAGCCAAAAGGAAACAGGCGAAAAATTAGGAATTTCACAAATGCACGTTTCTCGCTTGCAACGTAGAGCCCTTAAGAAATTACGAGAGGCGATTCAGGCGGAACCAACGGAGTGTTTGTAA
- the rsbW gene encoding anti-sigma B factor RsbW produces the protein MNAPLECIEMKIPSKVEYVGVVRLTASGIAHRMGYTYDVIEDIKIAVSEACTNAVHHAYEEAEDGEVKITYGIYPDRLEIMVSDNGKNFDLNKIKEKRGPVRDTPLENMNEGGLGLFLIETLMDEVKISGDSGVNVIMTKFLQKDEVEPYVDRISTSSSK, from the coding sequence ATGAACGCTCCGTTAGAGTGTATTGAAATGAAAATACCTTCAAAAGTAGAATATGTAGGTGTTGTTCGTTTGACGGCGTCAGGGATTGCTCATCGAATGGGGTATACATATGATGTGATTGAAGATATAAAAATTGCTGTTTCTGAGGCCTGTACGAACGCCGTTCATCATGCATATGAGGAAGCGGAAGACGGCGAAGTAAAAATTACATATGGAATTTATCCAGACCGTTTAGAAATTATGGTATCGGATAATGGGAAAAATTTTGATTTAAATAAAATTAAAGAAAAAAGAGGCCCTGTTCGGGATACTCCACTTGAAAACATGAACGAAGGAGGGTTAGGGCTGTTTTTAATTGAAACGCTGATGGATGAAGTGAAAATCAGTGGGGACTCTGGAGTAAATGTTATTATGACAAAGTTCCTTCAAAAAGACGAGGTGGAACCATATGTCGATCGAATCTCAACATCATCGTCTAAGTAA
- a CDS encoding STAS domain-containing protein, which produces MNLQIETEEKKEEAIVHLSGEIDAYTASQLREELIPLTEKENQHIIIDLKDVNYMDSTGLGVFIGALKSCKKNQSTMVLTAATDRVKRLFTITGLDEVMKMEEGSCEK; this is translated from the coding sequence ATGAATCTGCAAATTGAAACAGAAGAGAAAAAAGAAGAAGCTATTGTTCATCTCAGCGGTGAAATTGATGCATATACAGCAAGTCAACTTCGGGAAGAATTAATTCCATTGACGGAAAAAGAAAATCAACATATTATTATTGATTTAAAAGATGTTAACTATATGGATTCTACTGGACTAGGTGTGTTCATTGGTGCATTAAAATCGTGTAAAAAAAATCAATCAACAATGGTTTTAACTGCTGCAACTGATCGAGTAAAACGTTTATTTACGATTACCGGATTGGATGAAGTGATGAAAATGGAAGAAGGGAGCTGTGAAAAATGA
- a CDS encoding PP2C family protein-serine/threonine phosphatase: MKKCDLVVNKYKQLLLEYIRQKDEQALYNAQQFSWKIIEQMVSPEEVVNLHVQVLKELYPELPKEIQDSFDFLLEVMIGYGFAYREHQSLRHRQLQLESEIEVASKMQKMLLKTDIPQMDVLDIGVKSVPAKQMSGDYYHFVTDENGCVSVAVADIIGKGIPAALCMSMIKYAMDSIPEQRMQPSEILASLNRVVEQNVDPSMFITMIYGLYDPRVHRFYYAGAGHEPGFYYHAKEKRFADFFAKGLVLGVSRETKYREYETAVEIGDMIILLSDGVTECRRGDQFIERDMVIQLIEKYIGLPAQEIADKVFYELEKMQNFELKDDFTLIILRRVV; encoded by the coding sequence GTGAAAAAGTGCGATTTAGTAGTAAATAAATACAAACAGTTATTACTGGAATATATAAGGCAAAAAGATGAGCAGGCACTATATAACGCCCAACAATTTAGCTGGAAAATCATTGAGCAAATGGTTTCCCCAGAAGAAGTAGTAAATTTACATGTTCAAGTTCTTAAAGAACTATACCCTGAATTACCAAAAGAAATTCAAGATTCGTTTGATTTTTTATTAGAAGTGATGATTGGATACGGATTTGCCTATAGAGAACATCAAAGTTTACGTCATCGACAACTACAATTAGAATCAGAAATTGAAGTAGCTTCCAAGATGCAAAAAATGTTACTAAAAACAGACATCCCACAAATGGATGTATTAGATATAGGGGTTAAAAGTGTACCAGCAAAACAGATGAGTGGGGATTACTATCACTTTGTAACAGATGAAAATGGCTGTGTGAGTGTAGCGGTTGCTGATATTATAGGAAAAGGAATTCCTGCTGCCTTATGTATGTCGATGATTAAATACGCTATGGATAGTATTCCAGAACAACGGATGCAGCCGAGTGAAATTTTGGCAAGCTTAAATCGTGTGGTAGAACAAAACGTCGACCCTAGCATGTTTATTACGATGATTTACGGGCTTTATGATCCTCGCGTACATCGCTTTTACTATGCGGGGGCGGGACACGAACCTGGGTTTTATTATCATGCGAAAGAGAAGCGATTTGCTGACTTTTTTGCAAAAGGGTTAGTGTTAGGGGTATCGCGCGAAACAAAATATCGTGAATATGAAACAGCTGTAGAAATAGGGGACATGATTATTTTGTTATCCGATGGAGTGACAGAATGTAGAAGGGGCGATCAATTTATTGAGAGGGATATGGTCATCCAATTAATTGAAAAATATATTGGTTTACCTGCACAAGAAATAGCGGATAAGGTTTTCTATGAATTGGAAAAGATGCAAAACTTTGAATTGAAAGATGATTTTACATTAATTATTCTACGTAGGGTTGTTTAA
- a CDS encoding anti-sigma regulatory factor produces MSQQSYVVVKNEWDIVAARQLGRDTAKKLGFGSVDQARITTAISELARNIYLYAYEGEIHIEVVSKESKMGVKITSKDKGPGIQDIRSVMQNGFSSSGGLGAGLPGVKRLMDEFEIDSNEQFGTLITAVKWLR; encoded by the coding sequence ATGAGCCAACAATCCTATGTGGTCGTTAAAAATGAATGGGATATTGTAGCGGCAAGACAATTAGGGAGAGATACCGCAAAAAAGTTAGGATTTGGTTCTGTCGATCAAGCGCGTATTACAACCGCCATTAGCGAATTAGCACGCAATATTTATTTATATGCTTATGAAGGAGAAATCCATATTGAAGTTGTATCTAAGGAATCAAAAATGGGGGTAAAAATTACGTCAAAAGACAAAGGCCCTGGTATTCAAGATATCCGAAGTGTCATGCAAAATGGTTTTTCATCCTCTGGTGGTTTAGGGGCAGGGCTTCCTGGTGTGAAACGTTTGATGGATGAATTTGAGATTGATTCCAATGAACAATTTGGTACATTGATTACTGCAGTGAAATGGCTTCGTTAA
- a CDS encoding STAS domain-containing protein: protein MRIPILKLYGYLLVSIQVELDDQTTLQFQEDLLQKIYETGVEGVVIDLTSVDIIDSFIAKILGDIVKMASLMGAKVVLTGIQPAVAITLIDLGITMDGIETALDLEQGIEKLRQQMEG, encoded by the coding sequence ATGAGAATTCCGATTTTAAAGTTATATGGGTATTTACTTGTTTCCATTCAAGTAGAATTAGACGATCAAACGACTTTACAATTTCAAGAAGATTTATTACAAAAAATATATGAAACAGGTGTCGAAGGTGTTGTGATTGATTTAACTTCAGTTGACATTATTGACTCATTTATCGCGAAGATTTTAGGGGATATTGTAAAAATGGCAAGTTTAATGGGGGCTAAAGTAGTGTTGACAGGAATTCAACCTGCAGTTGCAATTACGCTAATTGATTTAGGAATTACAATGGACGGTATTGAAACAGCATTGGATTTAGAACAAGGTATAGAAAAACTGCGCCAACAGATGGAGGGGTAA
- a CDS encoding STAS domain-containing protein yields the protein MERENLAFVNRKYDEIVEYWLTCMKNEKDIDIPIETVDLYEKTNIEFIRIILDYTYRNEEELNKHIQRMANQYIHLGWPLSYFIRGLQLFRHVLFELLQEEKKQEEKEINVKTLLLEIEKWINPIIVNLVTEYTGSWESQVSRQQLALKELSAPVIPVFDKISVMPLIGTIDEERARLMMENLLEGVMAYRSEVVLIDVTGVPVIDTMVAHHIIHVSQAIRLVGAKCILVGIRPEIAQTITNLGIDLSEVQTKGTLEKGIQLALTLQKKKIIEVE from the coding sequence GTGGAGAGAGAAAATTTAGCATTTGTAAACAGGAAATATGACGAAATTGTCGAATATTGGTTAACGTGTATGAAAAACGAAAAGGACATAGATATACCGATTGAAACGGTTGATTTGTATGAAAAGACAAATATAGAATTTATTCGAATTATTTTAGATTATACATATCGTAATGAAGAAGAACTCAATAAACATATTCAAAGAATGGCCAATCAATACATTCATTTAGGATGGCCACTTAGTTATTTTATTCGCGGATTACAATTATTTCGACACGTTTTATTTGAATTATTACAAGAAGAAAAAAAACAGGAAGAAAAAGAGATCAATGTTAAAACATTGTTGCTAGAGATTGAAAAATGGATTAACCCAATTATCGTTAATTTAGTAACTGAATATACAGGTTCATGGGAGTCTCAAGTTTCGAGACAACAGTTAGCGTTGAAGGAATTGTCTGCTCCTGTAATTCCTGTTTTTGATAAAATTAGTGTGATGCCGTTAATTGGTACGATTGATGAAGAACGAGCCCGATTAATGATGGAAAATTTGCTTGAAGGTGTGATGGCGTATCGTTCGGAAGTAGTATTGATTGATGTCACAGGTGTACCGGTTATTGATACTATGGTTGCGCATCATATTATTCATGTGTCACAAGCAATACGATTGGTAGGTGCAAAGTGTATCTTAGTTGGGATTCGACCAGAAATCGCACAAACCATTACGAATTTAGGTATTGATTTAAGTGAAGTGCAAACAAAAGGAACGTTAGAAAAAGGAATTCAACTAGCACTCACATTACAAAAGAAAAAAATCATAGAAGTAGAATAG
- a CDS encoding type II toxin-antitoxin system PemK/MazF family toxin, with product MIVKRGDVYFADLSPVVGSEQGGTRPVLVIQNDIGNRFSPTVIVAAITAQIQKAKLPTHVEIDAKRYGFERDSVILLEQIRTIDKSRLTDKITRIDLKMMEKVNEAIKISLGLVDF from the coding sequence TTGATTGTAAAGCGTGGCGACGTCTATTTTGCAGATCTATCCCCTGTTGTTGGATCGGAACAAGGTGGAACAAGACCTGTTCTTGTGATTCAAAACGATATTGGGAATAGATTTAGTCCAACGGTTATCGTCGCAGCAATAACCGCTCAAATCCAAAAGGCAAAGTTGCCAACGCATGTTGAAATTGACGCAAAAAGGTACGGCTTTGAACGAGATTCTGTTATTTTATTAGAACAAATACGAACTATTGATAAGTCGCGTTTAACCGACAAAATCACTCGTATTGATTTAAAAATGATGGAAAAAGTAAACGAAGCTATAAAAATAAGCTTAGGTTTAGTTGATTTTTAA
- a CDS encoding antitoxin — MADTSSQEIVVCLPQELISQINIIKKREKINTEQIVHQSLELYVNEHKKRSMIYQVMQQGYLEMAKINLHLCTEAFVAEQEADHTLKRLVNGV; from the coding sequence GTGGCCGATACAAGCAGCCAGGAAATTGTTGTGTGCTTACCACAAGAATTGATTTCTCAAATTAACATTATTAAAAAAAGGGAAAAAATAAACACAGAGCAAATTGTTCATCAGTCACTTGAATTATATGTGAATGAACATAAAAAACGTAGTATGATTTATCAAGTAATGCAACAAGGCTATTTAGAAATGGCTAAGATTAACTTACATTTGTGCACGGAAGCATTCGTCGCTGAGCAAGAAGCTGACCATACATTAAAGCGTCTCGTTAACGGGGTGTAG
- the alr gene encoding alanine racemase → MDRQPFYRNTWVEIDLDAIAHNLVEMKKRMKKDTLLFAVVKANAYGHGAEEVAAIALEQGADYLAVALLDEALQLRHSGIKAPILVLGPIRPEDVSIAAVYNITLTVFQKEWIARAKGYLTNQQVKIHIKLDTGMGRIGIRSKQEAFALVEELQQCSSFIIEGVFTHFATADSKDLTYFHQQVHTFKEMMSWFDEWGLSIPLVHVSNSATSLRFPTFQFNGIRYGISMYGLSPSEEIKQELPFELKPALSLHTKITHIKRMKKGERISYGGTYEAKEDDEWIATLPIGYADGFIRKLSNSEVLVNGERAPIVGRICMDQMMIRLKNEVPLDTEVILIGQQGKEKITADEIAERLDTINYEITCMISARVPRVFVKNRQVHRVENALFSGFINDNE, encoded by the coding sequence TTGGATAGACAGCCATTTTACCGTAATACTTGGGTGGAAATTGATTTAGATGCGATAGCACATAATCTCGTAGAAATGAAAAAAAGAATGAAAAAAGATACGCTTCTATTTGCGGTTGTGAAAGCAAATGCTTATGGACACGGAGCGGAGGAAGTAGCAGCAATAGCCTTAGAACAAGGTGCTGATTATTTAGCAGTAGCGTTACTCGATGAGGCATTACAATTACGACATAGTGGCATAAAAGCTCCTATTCTTGTTTTAGGTCCTATTCGTCCTGAAGACGTATCGATTGCTGCTGTGTACAATATTACGTTAACCGTTTTTCAAAAAGAATGGATTGCTCGCGCAAAAGGTTATTTAACGAATCAACAGGTAAAGATACATATTAAACTAGACACTGGTATGGGTAGAATAGGTATTCGAAGTAAACAAGAAGCCTTTGCGCTAGTGGAAGAATTACAGCAATGTTCTTCTTTCATCATAGAAGGGGTGTTTACTCATTTTGCAACAGCTGATTCAAAAGATTTGACATATTTTCATCAGCAAGTCCATACATTTAAAGAGATGATGAGTTGGTTTGACGAATGGGGTTTGTCTATACCACTTGTTCATGTTAGCAACTCTGCAACTAGTTTGCGCTTTCCTACTTTTCAATTCAATGGGATTCGCTATGGTATTTCGATGTACGGATTGTCCCCGTCGGAAGAAATAAAACAGGAATTACCATTCGAACTAAAACCTGCTCTGTCTTTACATACGAAGATTACACATATCAAACGTATGAAAAAAGGGGAGAGAATTAGTTACGGGGGAACGTATGAGGCGAAAGAAGATGATGAATGGATTGCGACGTTGCCAATTGGATATGCGGACGGTTTTATTCGTAAACTATCCAATAGCGAAGTGTTAGTAAATGGAGAACGGGCACCAATTGTTGGAAGGATTTGTATGGATCAAATGATGATCCGATTGAAGAATGAAGTACCGTTGGACACGGAAGTAATTTTAATTGGTCAGCAAGGAAAAGAAAAAATAACGGCGGATGAAATAGCAGAACGTTTAGATACGATTAATTATGAAATAACTTGCATGATTAGTGCAAGGGTTCCTCGGGTTTTCGTCAAAAACCGACAAGTACACCGAGTTGAAAATGCTTTATTCTCAGGTTTTATAAACGATAACGAATAA